In one window of Anthonomus grandis grandis chromosome 11, icAntGran1.3, whole genome shotgun sequence DNA:
- the LOC126742452 gene encoding uncharacterized protein LOC126742452: MGYDRASLLQVNLASQERLTAHFQECLKKQAAQSAEREARQLQLSLEREARMQQTINELTEEIRQLRRQLTEKSEDNDDFVVVSSKRRRRNSAPSPKEHPQIPAATKTPTATSSGARPGFRNQIPPQPAPQAPKREKIPPIVLRDKTRYDQITAHLNQLKINFGHTVNIRDGIKIHPQTIDDYRRTQSFLENHKEQFHSFSLPEEKRLYVVVRGVLEHWSSEKVADNLKEQGFHPITVSRWYNANRKPVPMVLVVLLREEKEIFQVQALGAMRIRVEAQRAKTRSTQCHRCQLFGHGQSHCNAHPKCVKCGKDHLSQECEKPLPTPPSCANCGGVHTTSNQGCPRNPKQIVKARASTATLSTPNFKWGQQNNAKLAAPAPAPLPATTPTNGSSPDQHQMFAAFMSNMQQQFMQLMQSFSPAHQLA, from the exons ATGGGCTATGACAGGGCATCTCTGCTCCAGGTGAACCTGGCCTCCCAGGAACGGCTAACAGCGCATTTCCAGGAATGCCTGAAAAAACAAGCCGCCCAATCCGCGGAAAGGGAAGCCCGTCAGCTGCAACTGTCCCTGGAACGGGAAGCGCGAATGCAGcaaaccatcaatgagttgaCCGAAGAAATAAGGCAGCTCCGACGCCAACTCACCGAAAAATCGG AGGATAACGACGATTTCGTCGTCGTCTCCTCCAAAAGGAGGAGAAGGAACTCTGCCCCCTCCCCTAAAGAGCATCCCCAAATCCCAGCCGCCACAAAAACCCCTACAGCCACGTCATCAGGCGCCAGACCTGGTTTCAGGAACCAGATCCCTCCCCAACCCGCCCCACAAGCCCCTAAAAGGGAAAAAATCCCACCGATCGTCTTACGAGACAAAACTAGGTACGATCAAATAACTGCTCACCTAAaccagttaaaaattaattttggtcaTACCGTCAATATACGTGACGGTATCAAAATCCACCCACAAACCATCGATGATTATCGTAGAACCCAGTCTTTCCTTGAAAACCACAAGGAGCAATTTCATTCCTTCTCCCTCCCTGAAGAGAAAAGATTATACGTAGTGGTTAGAGGAGTCCTTGAGCACTGGTCATCTGAAAAAGTTGCTGACAACTTAAAAGAACAAGGCTTCCATCCGATTACTGTTTCGCGTTGGTATAACGCCAACAGAAAACCAGTTCCAATGGTATTGGTTGTCCTCCTAagggaagaaaaagaaatcTTCCAAGTCCAAGCGCTTGGAGCTATGAGAATACGTGTCGAAGCCCAAAGGGCCAAGACACGTAGCACTCAATGTCACAGGTGTCAATTATTTGGTCATGGTCAATCTCACTGTAACGCACACCCAAAATGTGTAAAATGCGGCAAAGACCATCTGTCGCAAGAATGCGAAAAACCTCTCCCCACTCCCCCGTCATGCGCCAACTGTGGCGGTGTCCACACCACGTCAAATCAGGGTTGCCCCAGGAACCCGAAACAAATCGTCAAAGCCCGCGCTTCAACAGCCACCCTTTCAACCCCCAACTTCAAATGGGGACAGCAAAACAACGCCAAACTTGCTGCTCCTGCCCCCGCCCCCCTTCCTGCGACCACCCCAACTAACGGTTCGTCTCCCGATCAACACCAAATGTTCGCCGCCTTTATGTCTAACATGCAACAGCAATTTATGCAGCTGATGCAGTCATTCTCCCCTGCTCACCAACTCGCTTAA